A single region of the Xiphophorus maculatus strain JP 163 A chromosome 3, X_maculatus-5.0-male, whole genome shotgun sequence genome encodes:
- the prss35 gene encoding inactive serine protease 35 — MGPIPLCILLPVTVLTTVVAVTAEENTIDNQYTWPQWKVPLVRKRRTVNLSSPSFAAHPQLELSGTCGIECQRHIPSPSLNDLEQFLSYETVYENGTRTYTSVSVHGLNEVTVWSRNTSSRSRHKREVYGTDTRFTIADKQYSTKYPFSTSVKISTGCSGVLVSPKHVLTAAHCIHDGKDYLDGVQKLRVGILKEKSRRGKGGKGKGGKERGKRRKGDKGKEEGLEMEEKGGRGRGRGKGKKIRSRRSVDSGKPSFKWTRVKKTQVPKGWFKGVSDGLAADYDYAVLELKRAPKVNHMDLGVIPSVKKLPAGRIHFSGFDDDRPDNLVYRFCSVSEESNDLLYQYCDAKPGSSGSGVYIRLKEPGKKKWKRKIIGVFSGHQWVDVNGDGMQQDYNVAVRITPLKYAQICYWVHGDSSECQVA, encoded by the coding sequence ATGGGCCCCATACCACTTTGCATCCTGCTTCCAGTGACGGTGCTGACTACGGTGGTGGCTGTAACTGCTGAGGAAAACACAATTGACAACCAATACACCTGGCCCCAATGGAAGGTGCCACTGGTAAGGAAGCGACGCACTGTGAACCTCAGCAGCCCCAGCTTTGCAGCTCACCCCCAACTGGAGCTGAGTGGCACCTGCGGGATCGAGTGCCAGCGCCACATTCCCTCGCCTTCCCTGAATGATTTGGAGCAGTTCCTATCCTACGAGACGGTCTACGAGAATGGCACACGCACGTATACCTCCGTTTCTGTGCATGGCCTCAATGAAGTCACTGTCTGGTCCAGAAACACTTCATCAAGGTCCCGTCACAAGCGAGAAGTGTACGGCACAGATACTCGCTTCACCATCGCCGACAAGCAGTACTCCACCAAATATCCCTTCTCCACCTCGGTGAAGATATCTACAGGGTGCTCTGGGGTGCTGGTGTCACCCAAACACGTGCTGACAGCTGCACACTGCATCCACGATGGAAAGGATTATCTAGACGGAGTTCAGAAGTTGCGTGTTGGCATTCTGAAAGAGAAGAGCAGACGAGGAAAGGGAGGCAAAGGAAAGGGAGGGAAAGAAAGgggcaaaagaagaaaaggggaCAAAGGTAAAGAGGAAGGACTGGAAATGGAGGAAAAGGgcgggagaggaagaggaagaggaaaaggcAAGAAGATCCGGAGTCGTCGAAGTGTTGACTCTGGCAAACCTTCATTCAAGTGGACCAGAGTCAAAAAGACCCAGGTTCCTAAGGGTTGGTTTAAAGGTGTGTCAGATGGACTGGCTGCGGATTACGACTACGCCGTTCTCGAGCTGAAGAGAGCCCCAAAAGTCAATCACATGGATCTAGGTGTTATACCTTCCGTTAAGAAGCTCCCTGCCGGTAGGATCCACTTCTCCGGCTTTGACGACGACAGACCCGATAACTTGGTGTACCGGTTCTGCTCTGTGTCTGAGGAATCCAATGACTTGTTGTATCAGTACTGCGACGCCAAACCCGGCTCCAGCGGCTCAGGAGTTTACATCCGCCTCAAAGAGCCGGGCAAGAagaagtggaagagaaagatcATTGGAGTTTTCTCTGGTCACCAGTGGGTTGACGTCAATGGGGACGGGATGCAGCAGGATTACAATGTGGCCGTGAGAATAACGCCGCTCAAGTACGCGCAGATTTGCTACTGGGTCCATGGGGACTCGAGTGAGTGTCAGGTAGCCTAA